The following are encoded together in the Xanthobacter autotrophicus Py2 genome:
- a CDS encoding Deoxyribodipyrimidine photo-lyase (PFAM: DNA photolyase FAD-binding; DNA photolyase domain protein~KEGG: rpe:RPE_3442 deoxyribodipyrimidine photo-lyase), giving the protein MKAARLPTSQLPTSESRASGSPASPSLLWFRDDLRLSDNPALAALAEARTPLAALYVLDEDSPGVRPLGGAARWWLAQSLRALAADLKDRGVPLILRRGPANRVVPEVAALLGAATVAFNDRAGAAETRVDHAVAARLLSEDRRVLSFCAHLLHPPGSVEGASGGMPRTFSSFHRAALKARRLDTPLPAPKHLDGVAHPPEGETLESFDLEPTHPDWAGGLRSAWTAGEAAAQARLAAFMDAGLAGYAEGRDRPDLNHVSRLSPHLRFGEISPRQILSAVRHAAEAGAVPLVDADKFEAELYWREFSYHLLAEMPDLARSNIQHGFDAFPWRECPGELKAWHKGLTGYPLVDAGLRQLWQTGWMHNRVRMVVASFLTKHLLIDWRSGEDWFWDTLVDADGANNAASWQWVAGSGLDAAPYFRIFNPVTQGEKFDPDGTYVRTFVPELGKLPAPLIHKPWTADAHTLAHAGIRLGHTYPRPLVDHGAARERALRAFESTRK; this is encoded by the coding sequence ATGAAAGCCGCCCGGTTGCCCACCTCCCAATTGCCGACGTCCGAGTCCCGTGCCTCCGGGTCACCCGCGTCCCCCTCCCTGCTGTGGTTCCGCGACGACCTGCGGCTCTCCGACAACCCGGCGCTCGCCGCTTTGGCCGAAGCGCGCACGCCGCTCGCCGCGCTCTATGTGCTCGACGAGGACAGCCCGGGCGTGCGTCCCCTCGGCGGGGCGGCGCGCTGGTGGCTCGCCCAGTCGCTGCGGGCGTTGGCCGCCGACCTGAAGGACAGGGGGGTCCCCCTCATCCTGCGCCGGGGTCCGGCCAACCGGGTGGTGCCGGAGGTTGCGGCGCTGCTGGGCGCCGCGACCGTCGCCTTCAATGACCGCGCCGGCGCGGCGGAGACCCGGGTGGACCACGCGGTGGCCGCGCGGCTCCTGTCCGAAGACCGGCGCGTGCTCAGCTTCTGCGCCCATCTGCTGCACCCGCCCGGCAGCGTCGAAGGGGCGTCCGGCGGCATGCCGCGCACCTTCTCCTCGTTCCACCGCGCAGCCCTCAAGGCCCGGCGGCTCGACACCCCCCTGCCCGCGCCGAAGCATCTGGATGGTGTCGCCCATCCCCCGGAAGGCGAGACGCTGGAGAGCTTCGACCTTGAGCCCACCCATCCCGACTGGGCCGGCGGCCTGCGCTCCGCCTGGACCGCCGGCGAAGCGGCCGCCCAGGCGCGTCTCGCCGCCTTCATGGACGCGGGGCTGGCCGGCTATGCGGAGGGCCGCGACCGGCCGGACCTCAACCACGTCTCCCGCCTGTCGCCCCACCTGCGCTTCGGAGAAATCTCGCCGCGCCAGATCCTGAGCGCCGTGCGCCACGCCGCTGAGGCCGGCGCGGTGCCGCTGGTGGATGCCGACAAGTTCGAGGCCGAGCTGTACTGGCGGGAATTCTCCTACCATCTCCTCGCCGAGATGCCGGACCTCGCCCGGAGCAACATCCAGCACGGGTTCGACGCCTTCCCCTGGCGCGAATGCCCCGGCGAGCTGAAGGCCTGGCACAAGGGCCTGACCGGCTATCCGCTGGTGGACGCCGGCCTGCGCCAGCTCTGGCAGACCGGATGGATGCACAACCGGGTCCGCATGGTGGTGGCCTCCTTCCTCACCAAGCATCTGCTCATCGACTGGCGCTCCGGCGAGGACTGGTTCTGGGACACGCTGGTGGACGCGGACGGCGCCAACAACGCCGCCTCCTGGCAATGGGTGGCGGGATCGGGGCTCGATGCAGCGCCGTATTTCCGCATCTTCAATCCGGTGACCCAGGGCGAGAAATTCGACCCCGACGGCACCTATGTGCGCACCTTCGTGCCGGAGCTGGGCAAGCTGCCGGCGCCCCTCATCCACAAGCCGTGGACGGCGGACGCGCATACGCTGGCCCATGCCGGCATCCGCCTCGGCCACACCTATCCGCGCCCCCTGGTGGACCATGGTGCCGCGAGGGAGCGGGCCTTGCGGGCATTTGAATCCACACGAAAATGA